A segment of the Catenuloplanes nepalensis genome:
TGCCCTGTTGGCCGGATTTGTGGATGATCTCCAGGTGCGCCCGGTCGAGGAGGGCGTGGGCACCGAGGTTCGCATGGCCTGGCCCACCCACGCGGCCTGACCGCCGGCGACACCAAACCGAAAACCAGAGATCGGCGGTACGTCCGACGCCTCGCACGCCCGGCAGAGGCACTCCCTCCGGCCGGCGCCGCGGGGGTGAGCGCGCGGCCGTGTGCGTGAAGCGGCGCGCACGACCACGCACAACCGGACAGGTGCGGGAAGTGGCGCGCGCGGACGCCCGAAGACCGGGTGTCCGCGTCCATGGTCGACTCCGCGAGACGCAGATCACACCCGGTGGTCGAAACGCGTCATCGAATGCCGCACCCCTCCGGCCATCACCATAAAGGCCGCCAAAACCGATAAATGCCGGTAGATGCTCCTGGTGAGTGCTCGGCCACGTACCCCCAGGTCAGGGTTTGATCTTGCTGCGCCCGGTTGCGCGCGACGACCCGATGACCTTGACTGTGCCTACAGACAAGCCCCGATGAAGGCCTGCGGCTAACACAGTTGCCAACATCATCACGACACGACGGCTCCGGCTGTGACCCTTGACACGAGTGACCGCTACAGTACGCGGGTCATTACGTACTGTTCCCGGCTCGCCCGTTCGGGTGCGGGCCGGACGCTGCCACGGCCACCGGTTCGTCCGCCGGCTGGCGCGCGCTCGGTAGGAATTGAGGAGGACATCGATGTCCCGGTACAGCCCCGTTGCCGCTGGTGACGGCCTGTCCCTTACCGGTACGAATCTCACGTACGTCGTCGTCGCCGCGGTCATCGCGCTGGTGGCGCTGGGCTTCGCACTCGCGCTCGTGCGCGGCGTGCTGGCAGCCGGTAAGGGAACGACCAACATGCAGGAGATCGCCGGCGCCGTGCAGGAGGGCGCGTCGGCCTATCTCTTCCGCCAGTTCAAGACGCTCGGCGTCTTCGTGGTGATCGCCCTCGTCCTGCTCTTCCTGCTGCCGGTGCACGACACCGACGGCAACGAGACGCTGGTCAAGGTCGGCCGCTCCGCGTTCTTCGTGGTCGGAGCGGTCTTCTCCGCGTTCATCGGCGGCGCCGGCATGGCGCTGGCCACCCGCGCGAACCTGCGCGTCGCCGCCGCCGCGAACGAGGCGACCGGCGGCCGGGAGAAGGCGATGAAGATCGCGTTCCGCACCGGCGGCGTGGTCGGCTTCCTCACCGTGGGTCTCGGCCTGGTCGGTGCCGCGCTGGTGGTGCTGCTCTACAAGGGCGACGCGCCGACCGTGCTGGAGGGCTTCGGTTTCGGTGCCGCGCTGCTGGCCATGTTCATGCGGGTCGGCGGCGGCATCTTCACCAAGGCCGCGGACGTCGGCGCGGACCTGGTCGGCAAGGTCGAGCAGGGCATCCCGGAGGACGACCCGCGCAACCCGGCGACCATCGCGGACAACGTGGGCGACAACGTCGGCGACTGCGCGGGCATGGCCGCGGACCTGTTCGAGTCGTACGCGGTCACGCTCGTCGCCGCGCTCATCCTCGGCCGCGCCGCGTTCGGCGAGGACGGCCTGGTCTACCCGCTGATCGTCTCCGCGGTCGGCGTGCTGATCGCGATCGTCGGCGTCTTCATCACCCGGCTGCGCGCGTCCGACCGCAGCGGCCTCACCGCGATCAACCGCGCGTTCTACATCTCCGCGGCGCTCTCCGCGGCCGTGGTCGCCGTGGTCACGTTCCTCTACCTGCCGGACACGTTCGCCGGCTTCAACGACCCGAACGTGAGCACCGAGTTCACCGGTAACCCGCGGGTCCTGGCGATCGGCGCGGTCGTGATCGGCATCGTGCTGGCCGCCGCGATCCAGGCGCTGACCGGCTACTTCACCGAGACCAGCAAGCGCCCGGTGCAGGACATCGGCAAGTCCTCGCTGACCGGCGCCGCGACCGTCATCCTGGCCGGCATCAGCGTCGGCCTGGAGTCCGCGGTCTACTCCGCGCTGGTGATCGGCGCGGGGGTGTTCGGCGCCTACCTGCTCGGCGGCGGCTCGATCATCCTGTCGCTGTTCGCGGTCGCGATGGCCGGCATCGGCCTGCTGACCACGGTCGGCGTCATCGTCGCGATGGACACGTTCGGCCCGATCTCGGACAACGCGCAGGGCATCGCGGAGATGTCCGGCGACGTGGACGAGGCCGGCGCGCGCACGCTCACCGAGCTGGACGCGGTCGGCAACACCACGAAGGCGATCACCAAGGGCATCGCGATCGCGACCGCGGTGCTGGCCGCGACCGCGCTCTTCGGGTCGTACCGGGACACGATCGCCACCGCGCTCAGCGACGCGGGGGAGACCCTGTCGATCGACGCGCTGCTCAACGTGTCGGACCCGCGCAATCTGGTCGGCCTGCTGATCGGCTCCGCGGTGGTCTTCCTCTTCTCCGGCCTGGCGATCAACGCGGTCTCCCGGTCGGCCGGCGCGGTCGTGGTCGAGGTCCGCCGCCAGTTCCGGGAGAACCCCGGGATCATGGCGGGCACCACCCGCCCGGAGTACGGCCGGGTGGTCGACATCTGCACCCGGGACGCGCAGCGTGAACTGCTCACGCCCGGTCTGCTGGCGATCCTGGCGCCGATCGCGGTCGGTTTCGGCCTCGGCCCGGGCGCGCTCGCGTCCTACCTGGCCGGCGCGATCGGCACCGGCACGCTGATGGCGGTGTTCCTGTCCAACTCCGGTGGCGCGTGGGACAACGCGAAGAAGCTGGTCGAGGACGGCTCGCACGGCGGCAAGGGCTCGGAGGCGCACGCCGCGACGGTCATCGGCGACACGGTCGGCGACCCGTTCAAGGACACCGCGGGCCCGGCCATCAACCCGCTGCTCAAGGTGATGAACCTGGTCAGCCTGCTGATCGCACCCGGTGTGGTGACGCTCACCTACGGCGCGGACGCGAACACGCCGGTCCGGATCGCGCTCGCCGCGGTGGCGACGCTGATCATCGTGGCGGCCGTGATGTGGATCAAGCGGAAGCCGATCTCGATGGGCGACGAGCCGCCGGCCGGTGCGTCCGGCACGCCGGTCCCGCCGAAGCAGGAGACGGTGAGCGCCTAGAAGGAGATGCCGCCGGGGAGATCAGAGGCTCCCCGGCGGCATCGCGCGCCGATGACCCGCAGTCGTACGCTGCTCTCCATGCGCACCCCCCGCATGGTGTCCATCACCGCGGTCCTCACCACCCTTCTCCTGCTCGCCGCCGGCTGTGGCGGTGGCGCCTCGCCGAGCGCGTGGGCGTCCGCGGTCTGCCAGGCGTTGAGTCCCTGGCGCACCGAGATAAGCACGCTGACCGACCGCGCCCGGCAGCAGATGAGCGCGGAGACCACGCCGAGCGCGGCGCAGGAGAACCTGGCCCGGCTGTTCGAGGGGGCACGGGACGCGAGCGAGACCGCGCGCCAGGGCGTGGAGCGGGCCGGTGTGCCGGACGTGCAGGACGGCGAGAGCGTGGCGCGGGGCTTCCTGACCTCGCTCGAGGGCGTGCGCGCCGCCTATGACAACGCCCACCGGGGGATCGTCGCGCTGGACACCACCCAGGCGGAGGCGTTCTACACGGGCGTCGAGCAGGTGGTCAGCACGCTCGACTCGGAGTACGACAAGACCGCGCTGGACACGTCGTCGCTGCAGTCGGAGGAGCTCCGCGAGGCGTTCGACCAGGTGCCGGAGTGCCGTTGACGTGTCGGTCAACCCGCCGATCCCGGGCCTCCCGGACGTACCCCCGCAAGATCTTGATCTTGAAGAGGGCCGTCCGCGAAGGCGAGGGCGGCGCGTCCCGCACGATCAACCCCAAGACTCGGATCAAGAGCCCACCGCGGGGGTACGGTCGTCAGGCGCGCCGAGGGCGGGCAGCCGGGGTGAGGAGCCGTCCCTCTTCGGCGTCGAGGCGCACGATCCGGGCGTGGCGGACCTGGCCGGGCTGCTCGCCGGCCCCGGGGAGATCGTCCGGATGGGTGGCACCGCGCGCGTCTCGGTGACCGTCGCCGAGCCCTGGCGCGTGCACGTGCTGGTCCCCGAGATCACCCGCCGCGGCCTGCAGGCGACCTGGTCCCGAACCGAGGACGAGCGACTCGAGGTGCGCACCGCCTACGCCACCACGCTGACGCCGCTCAGCCGCGCCTGGCTGCGCGAACCCGGCGATCCGAAGCGCCCGCCGCGAACGTTCTTCCTCAACGGTTTCCGCCTCCGGCTCTGGGTCGCGGCCGCCGGCGCGCCCGATGCGTCCGGATATGTGCTGCGGCTCGGCGCTGCGGACCAGCCGATCTGGGAGACCGTCCGCGCCGCGCTGCACGCCGCCGGCCTGCCCAGCCGCCTCACCACGCCGCGCGACGGCGACCCCGGGTTGCGGATCTCCGGCCGACGCCGGATCGCCCGACTGGCCGGCCTGGTCGGACCACGTCCCGACGCGGCCCCGGAGTCCGCGTGGCCATCCTGACCGCCGGTGTACTGTCTAATCTCCGACAGTTATGGCGACTGGATGACCGACACATAGACCGGCACCATGGTGCTGGTCCGTGCCGATGGTTTCCGGCGTCGGACACCGTTGGGGGGAACAGCGGTCGCTCGGACGGCGTTACCGATCCACGGCGCCGGCATCCCGGTAGCGTGGGGTCGCCGGTCGGTCCCGCGCGACCCGCCGGCCACAGACCGCGTTACCGTGGATCGGTTGGTGCAGCGGCGCGCATGATCAGCCGTGGCCGATCCGACCCGCGCGCCGTCAACCGCCACAGACGCCACGATTCAACGTCGTAGGGGATCCACCGAGGTCAGGAGTAACGTGCCGAGCAACGCCAAGAGCACCCGTCTGGTCATCGTCGAGTCACCGGCGAAGGCTAAGACGATCTCGGGCTACCTTGGCCCGGGCTACGTCGTCGAGGCCAGCTTCGGGCACGTGCGTGACCTGCCCCGCAACGCCTCCGAGGTGCCGTCCGGCTACGAGGACAAGCCGTGGGCCCGGCTCGGCGTCGACGTGGACAACGGCTTCACCGCGCTCTATGTCGTCTCGCCCGACCGGAAGAAGCAGGTCTCCAAGCTCCGCTCGCTGGTCAAGGACGTCGACGAGGTCCTGCTCGCGACGGATGAGGACCGCGAGGGCGAGGCCATCGCGTGGCACCTGATCGAGACGCTGAAGCCCAAGGTCCCGGTCCGGCGGATGGTCTTCCACGAGATCACCAAGCCGGCCATCCAGGCCGCCGTCGCCAACCCGCGCGAGCTCGACCGCGACCTGGTCGACGCGCAGGAGGCCCGCCGCATCCTCGACCGTCTCTACGGCTACGAGGTCTCACCGGTGCTGTGGAAGAAGGTGCGCACCGGCCTCTCCGCCGGCCGCGTGCAGTCCGTCGCCACCCGCATCGTGGTCGAGCGCGAGCGCCAGCGGATGGCGTTCCGCACCGCCGAATACTGGGACATCCTGGCCCGCCTCACCGTGCAGGGGCAGGTCGAGGGCCCGCGCACGTTCAACGCCACACTCATCGCGCTCAACGGTGACCGGATCGCCACCGGCAAGGACTTCGAGCCGACCACCGGGCAGGTGCGGCCCGGCGCCGGGGTGATCCACCTCGACGGCGACGGAGCCCGCGGTCTGGCCGCCCGCCTGGACGGGCGGCCCTTCCAGGTCACCCGCGTCGAGGAGAAGCCGTACCGGCGCCGGCCGTACGCGCCGTTCATCACGTCCACGCTCCAGCAGGAGGCGGCCCGCAAGCTGCGCTCCGGCTCACAGCAGACGATGCGCACGGCCCAGCGGCTGTACGAGAACGGCTACATCACCTACATGCGTACCGACTCGGTGAACCTCTCCGAGTCCGCGCTCACCGCGGCCCGTACCCAGATCGCGGAGCTCTACGGCCCGTCGAGCGTGCCGCCGCAGCCGCGCCGCTACACCGGCAAGGTGAAGAACGCGCAGGAGGCGCACGAGGCGATCCGCCCGGCCGGCGACGTGTTCCGCACGCCCGGCGAGGTGGCGAACGAGCTGTCCGGCGACGAGTTCAAGCTCTACGAGCTGATCTGGCGGCGCACCATCGCGTCCCAGATGACCGACGCGGTCGGCTCGTCCGTCTCGGTGCGCATCCGCGCGGTCTCCACGGCCGGCGAGGAGGCCGACTTCGGCGCCACCGGCAAGACCATCACCGACCCCGGTTTCCTGCGCGCCTACGTCGAGTCCTCCGACGACGAGAACGCGGAGGCGGAGGACGCCGAACGCCGCCTGCCCAACCTGGTCAAGGACCAGCCGCTGACCGCGGACCAACTGGACTCGGTCGGCCACACCACCCAGCCGCCGTCCCGCTACACCGAGGCCTCGCTGGTCAAGGCGATGGAGGAGATGGGCATCGGCCGCCCCTCCACCTACGCGTCGATCATGCAGACCATCCAGGACCGGGGCTACGTGACCAAGCGCGGCCAGGCGATGATCCCGTCGTTTCTGGCGTTCGCCGTGGTCGGCCTGCTGGAGCGGCACTACCCCGGCCTGGTCGACTACAACTTCACCGCGTCGATGGAGAACCAGCTCGACGAGATCGCCGGTGGTGACGCCCGGTCCGCGGACTTCCTCACCGCGTTCTACTTCGGCAGCGGTGCCGGGGCCGAGGTGTCGATCGCGCGCGCCGGCGGCCTGAAGAAGCTGGTCACCGAGAACCTGGCGGAGATCGACGCGCGCAGCGTCAACTCGATCCCGCTGTTCCGCGACGACGAGGACCGCGACGTCGTGGTCCGGGTCGGCCGCTACGGGCCCTACCTGCAGCGCACCCACCACACCGACGACCCGGCCGCGGAGGCGTCCGAGGAGGGCCGGGTCTCGATCCCGGAAGGGCTGGCGCCGGACGAGCTGACCCCGGAGAAGATCGACGAGCTGTTCCTCGGCGGCGGCAGCGGCGAGCGCAAGCTCGGCGAGCACCCGGAGACCGGCGAGCCCGTGCTGCTGAAGTCCGGCCGCTTCGGGCCGTACGTGTCCAGCGGCGACAAGAACTCCTCGCTGTTCAACAGCCAGAAGCCGGACGAGCTGACGCTGGCCGACGCGCTGCGCCTGCTCTCGCTGCCGCGCCTGGTCGGTGTGGCCCCGGACGGCGCCGAGGTCTTCGCGCTCTCCGGCCGCTACGGGCCGTACGTGAAGAAGGGCGACGAGTCCCGCTCGCTGGACAGCGAGGACCAGATCTTCACGGTCACGCTGGAGGACGCGCTGGCCCGGCTCGCCGCGCCGAAGACGCGCGGTGCCCGCCGCGCCGCGGCCCCGCCGCTGCGCGAGATGGGCAACGACCCGGCCACCGACAAGCCGCTGGTCATCAAGGACGGCCGGTTCGGGCCGTACGTGACCGACGGCGAGTTCAACGCGTCGCTGCGCCGCAGCCAGACCGTGGAGGCCCTCTCGCTCGCGGAGGCCTCCGAGATGCTCGCCGAGAAGCGCGCGAAGGGTCCGGCCCCGGCCAAGAAGCGCGCGGCGAAGAAGGCCCCGGCGAAGAAGGCCGCGGACGGCGCCACCCCGGCGAAGAAGACGGCCGCGAAGAAGACCGCCGCGAAGAAGACCACGGCCACGAAGAAGGCGATCCCGGCCAAGAAGGCGGCGGCAGCCAAGACCACCACCGCGGCGAAGAAGGCCCCGGCGAAGAAGGCAGCCCCGGCCAAGGCCACCACGGACGCCTCCTGAGGGTGACGACCACCCCATGATCTAGGCGAACGCACGTACGATGGCCGGGTGACCCGATCGACAGGAGCCCGGCCCGGCAAGGCCGTCGTGGTCATCAAGGACCTGACCGCCCTGCACGGCCCGACGACCGGCACCGTGACCCTGCCCCACCACCTGATGTGGCAGGCCGCCGATGTGCGCACGTTCGACCTCGACAATCCGCGAAAGCTTCGACGGCTGTATGAGGTCGTTCTCCGTGAGGCCCGTGGCGACAAAGACCTCATGGACTGGCTTGACGGCAGGACACTGCACACGCATTGGCCGTCGCTCCACCTGCCGCACGGCGTCCGCCACGTCTGGGAGCTCTCCCATCCCACGCTGAGCACGGCGCGCGAGGCCTCACCGGACCAAGCGAACCCGGCATATGGGCAATGGCTCATGCAGAGGAGCGCCGCGTGACCGACGACCGTTTCTCCCTCCGGGTGGAGTTGGCGAGGCGAGCGCTCGAGGTGGCCGATTCCCACGGCTTCGCCCTCGGCGGCGGCCAGGCTCTGGTCGCTCATGGCCTCGTGCAGCGTCCGACGGAAGACGTTGATCTCTTCACCGATCGAGAGGGCGGCGTTCGCGACGCACTGCCCGTGGTCCGGGATGCGTTGAGTGCCGGCGGGTTCGACGTGACCCATGTCGTCGATGAAGTCGATCTGTCGAACACCTTCTACGGTATGGACGATGCCTTCGAGGAGTTCGCGGTCCGGTCCGGCGATGCTGAGGTGCAGGTCTCACTGGCCTGCATGCCGCGGCAGCGGCCGCCGGTGCAGATGGAGATCGGGCCGGTCGTGCATCTCGACGATCTTCTCGGATCGAAGTTCTGCGCATTGGCGGGTCGCAACGAGACCCGCGACTATATCGATGTTGCGGCCGCTCTTGCGAAGGGCTTCCGGCGTGACCAGATGCTGGCACTCGCTCACGAGCACGAGCCGGATGTGTCCGATGCCGATATCGCGGCCGCGATGCGGCGACTGGACGACCTGGACGACGAGGAGTTCGCCGACTATGGGCTGGACCAGGCCGCTGTCGGCCGGTTGCGCGCCGCCTTCGCGGACTGGCCGCGTGACTGACGCCGGCTAGGGCCAGCACGTCCATCAGCAGCGCGGGCGTCTCGGCGCACGCAGCACGAACGCGTCCACGCGGCGCAGCCTGACCTCGGTGATGACGCCGAGCGCGCCGAGGCCGACGCGGGCCGCAGTGAACACGTCCGGGTGCTCGCCCGCGGAGCAGCGCAGTGCCTCTCCGGTGGCGGTGACCAGCGTCAGCCCTTCCACGAAGGTGGAGAGACACCCGATGGTGGCGTCGGTCCCGTGCGTACCCGTGGAGATGGCCTGGAGATCGTCTGCAGGTCGCGCCAGCCCGTCCCCCGAGAAGGTGTGGTTGAGCGCGCACGGTCGCGCGCCGGCCTGGGCGGTGACGAGCCGCGCCACCGATCGACCGTCACGATCCGGGACATTCCGCTCATGTCGACCTGGACGTCGTCCGCGATCGCGGCTGACGTGAAGGAGTGACCGCTACCCACGGGCTTGACGCGGTGCCCCTCGGCGGCGGCATCCTGGACGAGGGTGGAAACCTCGTCGGTGCTGACCGGTCTGGCTACCCGCACGGGCCTGACCTGCTGATTGCCGGCCCAGTTGGACCAGGCGGGGATCGGTGCCGGTGCGGTGCGGGTCATCGCGGCCCTCAGGGGTGACACCTGACGTGAATTGAATTCATATCAGCATGGAGACGGAGAGTAAACACTTTGCGGCTTCTCGCTCGTTAAGCCGAGTAACCTTTGTTTTCTCTCTGCCGAAAGGGAGTTGCGACGCGTGTCGACAACAGCTGTCACCGCCGGACCCCTACGCCGCGTGCCCGTTCAGGGGCGCAGCGTAGCGAGGGTTCAGCGCATGCTCGACGCCTGTGCCGAGCTTGTCGACGAGGTCGGATACGAGGGACTGACCACGACCCTGCTCGCCGAACGTGCCGAAGTGGCGATCGGCTCGGTCTATCAGTTCTTCCCGGACAAGCGGGCCATCGTGCAGGCACTCGCCCTGCGCAACATGGAGGCCTACCTCGAGCGACTGTCCGCCCGGTTCGCCGCCGGCAATCTCGCCCACTGGTGGGACGGGGTGGACGCCGCGATAGACGAGTTCATCGGCATGCACCGCACCGTCGCCGGCTTCCGGACGCTGCACTTCGGCGACGTCGTCGACGTGCACCTGCTGGACGAGGAGCGCGACAACAACGTGGTCATCGCCAACCGGATCGCCGAGGTGCTGCACGAGCAGTTCGCGGTCGCGGACACGCCCAAGCTGCGGTTCGCCCTGGAGATCGCGGTCACCACGGCCGACTCTCTGATCAAACTCGCGTTCCGCCGCGACCCGGACGGTGACGCGCAGATCATCCAGGAGTCCAAGACCCTGATCCGCGACTATCTCCAGACACACGTCGGCGTCTGACAGAACCGAAACCGGGCGGGGGTACGACCACAGCCGCACCCCCGCCGTCGAGCCGATCACGGTCGAGATCCGAAACCGATGGTCCCGCTTCCGGCGTGGAAGCTCTGGGCGTGCTCCCGGGAACTCGCCGGCTCCGCTCCGGACGTCGCGCCGGAGCCGGTCCGGCTGCCGCGATCACCCCCAGCGACCTCCGTCGACTGTCTGTGATGCCGCGCGACGCGCCGCTGCGTACCTGTGCAAGGGCTGGGCGGAACCTGAGCAACACCGTCGGCCCACGGGACTTTCACGACGATCTCACCGAGATTTCGGGCGCTCCGCGCCCGAAATCTCGTCCTTCAACCCTATGGCGACCTGGTGTAGTCTGGCCTGCTCCGGTGTCCCGAAATGTCGTCTCCTGGTGGCGTCCCCACTTACCGCGCAGGCACTCTGATGCACCAAGCACGTTATGCGCGACCCATGCGGTGCTCCACGAGGCTTATTCAGCGGGGCGAGCCGACGCCGCGTCGCCGCAGGCCAGCGCTGTTGGTGCGTAACGTGTTGAATAACCCTCCACGTATCTTCAAGCATCCGATCATTAATCGATCGGGTGTTAGATCAACGCACACGGACGCCGCTGAATGCCGCTCGAAGAACGTTTGCGGCATCAGTATCGGCGTTGAAGCGTACCGATGGTCGACAACGTCATCACGCCCGGCCGCGGACGGACGCGCCCCGCAAGAAGCCTGGCGACATACACGCCTGGCGACCTACGCGCCCAACGGACCCGCCGCCCCGGCGGCTGGCCCGCCGGCGACCTCGAAACCGACCGCCACCGCTCTGCCGTCAGAGCCCTTCCGGCCGGCTTTGCTCTGCTTACCTGGCGCAACTTTGTGTACCCCGCGATCGTTTCCGCAGCTCATGTCAGCGCTAAGTCGGCAGTCCGTGCAGCGCGACGTAGGGCGGCACGATCGGCTCTCGATCTTGCGGAATCCGCGGATGACTATGCGCCCGCGAAGGTAAGCAGAGCAAAGCAGGGCGGAATCCAATCGACGGAGTCGCACGCCCCCGCGAAGTTTGCCCGCGGGAGCCCGCCCAGAGCCGCCACGCCGGCAGCGGGAATATCGTTCTCAGGTTTCAGCCCAGGAAGGCGTGGCCCTCACCGCGGTATGTCGGGACGGATGCCGTGATCCGGTCGCCCTCGATCAGGTGAAGTTCGTTGACGTGCTCGCAGAGTTCGCCGGCCTTGGCGTGACGGAACCAGACGCGGTCGCCGGGGTGGAGAGCGGCGGCGGCGGGGCCGGTGAGCGGGGTCTGGACCTCGCCGGGGCCCTCCGTGCCGACGTAACCGAGGCCCTCGGGCAGCCAGGGGAGCGGCAGCCGGCTCTTGGCCGCGGGGCCGGACGCGACCCAGCCGCCGCCGAGCACGGTGGCGATGCCGTCGGCGGGACGGCGGACGATGGAGAGGCCGAAGAACGCGGCCGGTGCCGGGCGCCAGGCGCGGTAGGCGTCGAACAGCGCGGGGCCGTAGAGGCCGGAG
Coding sequences within it:
- a CDS encoding nucleotidyl transferase AbiEii/AbiGii toxin family protein — its product is MTDDRFSLRVELARRALEVADSHGFALGGGQALVAHGLVQRPTEDVDLFTDREGGVRDALPVVRDALSAGGFDVTHVVDEVDLSNTFYGMDDAFEEFAVRSGDAEVQVSLACMPRQRPPVQMEIGPVVHLDDLLGSKFCALAGRNETRDYIDVAAALAKGFRRDQMLALAHEHEPDVSDADIAAAMRRLDDLDDEEFADYGLDQAAVGRLRAAFADWPRD
- the topA gene encoding type I DNA topoisomerase; this translates as MPSNAKSTRLVIVESPAKAKTISGYLGPGYVVEASFGHVRDLPRNASEVPSGYEDKPWARLGVDVDNGFTALYVVSPDRKKQVSKLRSLVKDVDEVLLATDEDREGEAIAWHLIETLKPKVPVRRMVFHEITKPAIQAAVANPRELDRDLVDAQEARRILDRLYGYEVSPVLWKKVRTGLSAGRVQSVATRIVVERERQRMAFRTAEYWDILARLTVQGQVEGPRTFNATLIALNGDRIATGKDFEPTTGQVRPGAGVIHLDGDGARGLAARLDGRPFQVTRVEEKPYRRRPYAPFITSTLQQEAARKLRSGSQQTMRTAQRLYENGYITYMRTDSVNLSESALTAARTQIAELYGPSSVPPQPRRYTGKVKNAQEAHEAIRPAGDVFRTPGEVANELSGDEFKLYELIWRRTIASQMTDAVGSSVSVRIRAVSTAGEEADFGATGKTITDPGFLRAYVESSDDENAEAEDAERRLPNLVKDQPLTADQLDSVGHTTQPPSRYTEASLVKAMEEMGIGRPSTYASIMQTIQDRGYVTKRGQAMIPSFLAFAVVGLLERHYPGLVDYNFTASMENQLDEIAGGDARSADFLTAFYFGSGAGAEVSIARAGGLKKLVTENLAEIDARSVNSIPLFRDDEDRDVVVRVGRYGPYLQRTHHTDDPAAEASEEGRVSIPEGLAPDELTPEKIDELFLGGGSGERKLGEHPETGEPVLLKSGRFGPYVSSGDKNSSLFNSQKPDELTLADALRLLSLPRLVGVAPDGAEVFALSGRYGPYVKKGDESRSLDSEDQIFTVTLEDALARLAAPKTRGARRAAAPPLREMGNDPATDKPLVIKDGRFGPYVTDGEFNASLRRSQTVEALSLAEASEMLAEKRAKGPAPAKKRAAKKAPAKKAADGATPAKKTAAKKTAAKKTTATKKAIPAKKAAAAKTTTAAKKAPAKKAAPAKATTDAS
- a CDS encoding sodium-translocating pyrophosphatase, coding for MSRYSPVAAGDGLSLTGTNLTYVVVAAVIALVALGFALALVRGVLAAGKGTTNMQEIAGAVQEGASAYLFRQFKTLGVFVVIALVLLFLLPVHDTDGNETLVKVGRSAFFVVGAVFSAFIGGAGMALATRANLRVAAAANEATGGREKAMKIAFRTGGVVGFLTVGLGLVGAALVVLLYKGDAPTVLEGFGFGAALLAMFMRVGGGIFTKAADVGADLVGKVEQGIPEDDPRNPATIADNVGDNVGDCAGMAADLFESYAVTLVAALILGRAAFGEDGLVYPLIVSAVGVLIAIVGVFITRLRASDRSGLTAINRAFYISAALSAAVVAVVTFLYLPDTFAGFNDPNVSTEFTGNPRVLAIGAVVIGIVLAAAIQALTGYFTETSKRPVQDIGKSSLTGAATVILAGISVGLESAVYSALVIGAGVFGAYLLGGGSIILSLFAVAMAGIGLLTTVGVIVAMDTFGPISDNAQGIAEMSGDVDEAGARTLTELDAVGNTTKAITKGIAIATAVLAATALFGSYRDTIATALSDAGETLSIDALLNVSDPRNLVGLLIGSAVVFLFSGLAINAVSRSAGAVVVEVRRQFRENPGIMAGTTRPEYGRVVDICTRDAQRELLTPGLLAILAPIAVGFGLGPGALASYLAGAIGTGTLMAVFLSNSGGAWDNAKKLVEDGSHGGKGSEAHAATVIGDTVGDPFKDTAGPAINPLLKVMNLVSLLIAPGVVTLTYGADANTPVRIALAAVATLIIVAAVMWIKRKPISMGDEPPAGASGTPVPPKQETVSA
- a CDS encoding TetR family transcriptional regulator, which gives rise to MSTTAVTAGPLRRVPVQGRSVARVQRMLDACAELVDEVGYEGLTTTLLAERAEVAIGSVYQFFPDKRAIVQALALRNMEAYLERLSARFAAGNLAHWWDGVDAAIDEFIGMHRTVAGFRTLHFGDVVDVHLLDEERDNNVVIANRIAEVLHEQFAVADTPKLRFALEIAVTTADSLIKLAFRRDPDGDAQIIQESKTLIRDYLQTHVGV